The following coding sequences are from one Aeromicrobium duanguangcaii window:
- the narJ gene encoding nitrate reductase molybdenum cofactor assembly chaperone, whose translation MSARIVHQIASWVLSYPHDEVLAALPELTSALGEQPADPAVREMQAVLAWLARTPPAQLRNDYVETFDLNRRHALHLSYWTEGDTRRRGEVLAAFKQVYRDSGMVVRLDGELPDHLPVVLEFAALVDPKAGTALLQRYRASLEMLRIELEDHESPWAGAVRAVCATLPGASPRTRTEAMALAGPVQPAETVGLEPYDPRLLPLAEGAR comes from the coding sequence ATGAGCGCACGGATCGTGCACCAGATCGCCTCGTGGGTCCTGTCGTATCCCCACGACGAGGTGCTGGCGGCCCTGCCCGAGCTGACCTCCGCCCTGGGGGAGCAGCCCGCCGACCCGGCGGTGCGCGAGATGCAGGCCGTCCTGGCCTGGCTGGCCCGGACCCCGCCCGCCCAGCTGCGGAACGACTACGTCGAGACGTTCGACCTGAACCGGCGGCACGCGCTGCACCTGTCGTACTGGACCGAGGGGGACACGCGGCGTCGCGGCGAGGTGTTGGCGGCCTTCAAGCAGGTGTACCGCGACAGCGGGATGGTGGTGCGCCTCGACGGTGAGCTGCCCGACCACCTGCCCGTCGTGCTGGAGTTCGCGGCGCTCGTCGACCCGAAGGCGGGAACGGCACTGCTGCAGCGGTACCGCGCGAGCCTGGAGATGCTGCGCATCGAGCTGGAGGACCACGAGTCGCCGTGGGCCGGGGCCGTGCGTGCCGTGTGCGCCACGCTGCCCGGAGCGTCGCCGAGGACCCGGACCGAGGCCATGGCCCTGGCCGGGCCCGTGCAGCCGGCCGAGACCGTCGGTCTCGAGCCGTACGATCCGCGGCTCCTGCCGCTGGCGGAAGGGGCACGCTGA
- a CDS encoding MFS transporter gives MSDQQQALAAGRGRNLALATLAFAVSFWAWNVIAPLGVRYADQLDLSSGQKSLLVATPVLVGSVGRILAGALTDRYGGRVMFTVLLLISAPFVLLVAFAGDQGSYALLLVFGFFLGIAGTTFAVGIPFVNAWFDKPRRGFATGVFGAGMGGTALSAFFTPRFVDWFGYGATHGIVAAVLVAVAALSWIGMRDSPAWAPSSDSVVPKLVAAAKLPVTWQLSFLYAVAFGGFVAFSTYLPTYLKDVYDFDLSAAGTRTAGFAVAAVAARPLGGVLSDKVGPKVITAVSFAGTVVMAGVVALQPEPEIPAGASFVLLAIFLGLGTGSIFAWVAQLAPAERVGSVTGIVGAAGGLGGFFPPLVMGATYNEQDHSYTIGLGLLMLVALAALVFSQWGISRSRGGSPSASRP, from the coding sequence ATGAGTGATCAGCAGCAGGCGCTGGCGGCCGGCCGCGGCCGCAACCTCGCCCTGGCGACCCTGGCCTTCGCCGTGAGCTTCTGGGCGTGGAACGTGATCGCCCCGCTGGGGGTCCGATACGCCGACCAGCTCGACCTGTCGTCGGGCCAGAAGTCGCTGCTCGTCGCCACGCCCGTGCTCGTCGGGTCGGTGGGTCGGATCCTGGCAGGTGCGCTGACCGACCGGTACGGCGGCCGGGTGATGTTCACGGTGCTGCTGCTGATCTCGGCGCCGTTCGTGCTGCTGGTCGCGTTCGCGGGGGACCAGGGGTCCTACGCGCTGCTGCTGGTGTTCGGCTTCTTCCTCGGCATCGCCGGCACGACGTTCGCGGTCGGCATCCCGTTCGTGAACGCGTGGTTCGACAAGCCGCGACGCGGTTTCGCCACGGGTGTCTTCGGCGCGGGCATGGGCGGGACGGCACTGTCGGCGTTCTTCACACCCCGGTTCGTCGACTGGTTCGGGTACGGCGCCACGCACGGCATCGTGGCGGCCGTGCTGGTCGCGGTGGCGGCCCTGTCGTGGATCGGCATGCGGGACTCACCGGCGTGGGCGCCCAGCAGCGACTCCGTGGTGCCCAAGCTGGTCGCCGCGGCGAAGCTGCCGGTCACCTGGCAGCTGTCCTTCCTGTACGCCGTGGCGTTCGGCGGATTCGTCGCGTTCTCGACGTACCTGCCCACCTATCTGAAGGACGTGTACGACTTCGACCTCTCGGCAGCCGGGACGCGCACCGCCGGGTTCGCGGTGGCCGCCGTGGCGGCGCGTCCCCTCGGTGGCGTCCTGTCGGACAAGGTCGGACCCAAGGTGATCACCGCGGTCTCGTTCGCCGGCACCGTCGTGATGGCCGGCGTCGTCGCCCTGCAGCCCGAGCCCGAGATCCCGGCGGGCGCGTCCTTCGTCCTGCTCGCGATCTTCCTGGGACTGGGCACCGGATCGATCTTCGCGTGGGTCGCGCAGCTGGCGCCCGCCGAGCGGGTCGGCAGCGTGACCGGCATCGTCGGCGCGGCCGGCGGCCTGGGCGGCTTCTTCCCGCCGCTGGTCATGGGCGCGACCTACAACGAGCAGGACCACAGCTACACGATCGGCCTCGGGCTGCTCATGCTCGTCGCGCTCGCGGCGCTGGTGTTCTCCCAGTGGGGGATCAGCCGATCCCGAGGAGGTTCGCCATCAGCGTCACGCCCGTGA
- a CDS encoding DUF503 domain-containing protein, translating to MWVGWIEFDLRLGDVHSLKEKRAIVRPVVNELRRRFSLSAAETDSVDLYRRAGIGGSLVSIDRAHVVEVLDAVERWMAERPEIEILEAHRHLTTSADDEDDQGELPFA from the coding sequence ATGTGGGTGGGATGGATCGAGTTCGACCTCCGGCTCGGCGACGTGCACTCCCTCAAGGAGAAGCGCGCCATCGTCCGGCCGGTCGTGAACGAGCTGCGCCGCAGGTTCTCGCTGTCAGCGGCCGAGACCGACTCGGTCGACCTGTACCGCCGCGCGGGCATCGGCGGGTCGCTGGTGTCGATCGACCGCGCGCACGTCGTCGAGGTGCTCGACGCGGTCGAGCGCTGGATGGCCGAGCGGCCCGAGATCGAGATCCTCGAGGCCCACCGGCACCTGACGACGAGCGCCGACGACGAGGACGACCAGGGCGAGCTTCCATTCGCGTGA
- the narI gene encoding respiratory nitrate reductase subunit gamma, with amino-acid sequence MDVVLWGVLPYVMLAVLIGGTIWRYRYDKFGWTTRSSQLYESRLLRIGSPLFHFGILVVVIGHFIGLVIPESWTEAIGVTEGAYHAQALLLGSIAGIATLAGVLLLIWRRRTTGPVFMATTANDKVMYVVLVGAIVLGLWTTLASVGAGDAESYNYRQTVSPWFRSIFVLQPDVDSMAAAPLSFHIHTLLGMLLFTIWPFTRLVHAFTAPVHYLFRPYIVYRSRDARPTVGTRPIRRGWDPIGTPDKTTGRRIR; translated from the coding sequence ATGGACGTCGTGTTGTGGGGAGTCCTGCCGTACGTGATGTTGGCGGTCCTGATCGGCGGCACGATCTGGCGCTACCGCTACGACAAGTTCGGGTGGACCACGCGGTCCTCCCAGCTGTACGAGTCCCGGCTGCTGCGCATCGGGTCGCCGCTGTTCCACTTCGGCATCCTCGTGGTCGTGATCGGGCACTTCATCGGCCTGGTGATCCCCGAGAGCTGGACCGAGGCCATCGGCGTCACCGAGGGCGCCTACCACGCCCAGGCGCTGCTGCTCGGCTCGATCGCGGGCATCGCGACCCTCGCCGGCGTGCTCCTGCTGATCTGGCGACGCCGCACCACCGGCCCGGTCTTCATGGCCACGACCGCCAACGACAAGGTCATGTACGTCGTGCTGGTCGGGGCCATCGTGCTGGGGCTGTGGACCACGCTGGCCTCGGTCGGCGCGGGCGACGCCGAGTCGTACAACTACCGCCAGACGGTCTCGCCGTGGTTCCGTTCGATCTTCGTGCTCCAGCCCGACGTCGACTCGATGGCCGCGGCGCCCCTGAGCTTCCACATCCACACCCTGCTCGGGATGCTGCTGTTCACGATCTGGCCGTTCACCCGCCTGGTCCACGCCTTCACGGCGCCCGTGCACTACCTGTTCCGGCCATACATCGTGTACCGCAGCCGGGACGCGCGCCCCACCGTCGGGACCCGCCCCATCCGCCGCGGCTGGGACCCGATCGGGACCCCGGACAAGACGACCGGACGGAGAATCCGATGA
- the narH gene encoding nitrate reductase subunit beta: protein MRVMAQMGMVMNLDKCIGCHTCSVTCKQAWTNRAGTEYVWFNNVETRPGQGYPRRYEDQEKWRGGWELRRGNLQLKTGSRLRRLFGIFASPVMPELSDYYEPWTYDYSMLIDAPLGDDFPVARPKSLITGENTAITWSANWDDNLGGTSEMGDLDPIVEKVRRESEDKIKFEFEQTFMFYLPRICEHCLNPSCMASCPSGAIYKREEDGIVLVDQDQCRGWRMCITGCPYKKIYFNHKSGKAEKCTFCYPRIEVGIPTVCAETCVGRLRYIGLYLYDADAVTTAASVPDPKDLYEAQLDIILDPNDPEVIRAAREQGIAEDWLEGAQRSPVYALAKKYRVALPLHPEYRTMPMVWYVPPLSPIVDLLRDQGHDSEEAGTLFGAIDALRIPIEYLAELFTAGDTKVVSDVLAKLGAMRAYMRDINLGRESDASIPEAVGMSEESMYEMYRLMAIAKYDERYVIPTAHAEKAHDLEELGCSLDFDDGPGMGGSGPFGEASGTPTPVAVETFHALKDRQESNSVAGNQNMRDRVNLLNWDGNGRPTGLFPEGERDR, encoded by the coding sequence ATGCGAGTCATGGCCCAGATGGGCATGGTGATGAACCTCGACAAGTGCATCGGCTGCCACACGTGCTCCGTCACGTGCAAGCAGGCGTGGACCAATCGCGCGGGCACCGAGTACGTGTGGTTCAACAACGTCGAGACGCGTCCCGGTCAGGGGTACCCGCGGCGGTACGAGGACCAGGAGAAGTGGCGCGGCGGGTGGGAGCTGCGACGGGGCAACCTGCAGCTGAAGACCGGCAGCCGGCTGCGCCGGCTGTTCGGGATCTTCGCCAGCCCGGTCATGCCCGAGCTCAGCGACTACTACGAGCCGTGGACGTACGACTACTCGATGCTCATCGACGCGCCCCTGGGCGACGACTTCCCGGTCGCGCGGCCCAAGTCGCTGATCACCGGCGAGAACACCGCGATCACGTGGTCGGCGAACTGGGACGACAACCTCGGCGGCACCAGCGAGATGGGCGATCTGGACCCGATCGTCGAGAAGGTCCGGCGCGAGAGCGAGGACAAGATCAAGTTCGAGTTCGAGCAGACCTTCATGTTCTACCTGCCGCGGATCTGCGAGCACTGCCTCAACCCGTCGTGCATGGCCTCGTGCCCGTCGGGCGCGATCTACAAGCGCGAGGAGGACGGCATCGTCCTGGTCGACCAGGACCAGTGCCGCGGCTGGCGCATGTGCATCACGGGCTGTCCGTACAAGAAGATCTACTTCAACCACAAGTCGGGCAAGGCCGAGAAGTGCACCTTCTGCTACCCGCGGATCGAGGTGGGGATCCCGACGGTCTGCGCCGAGACCTGCGTGGGCCGGCTGCGCTACATCGGGCTGTACCTCTACGACGCGGACGCCGTCACCACGGCGGCCTCGGTCCCCGACCCGAAGGACCTCTACGAGGCCCAGCTGGACATCATCCTCGACCCGAACGACCCCGAGGTGATCCGCGCCGCCCGTGAGCAGGGCATCGCCGAGGACTGGCTCGAGGGCGCCCAGAGGTCGCCGGTGTACGCGCTGGCGAAGAAGTACCGCGTCGCCCTGCCGCTGCATCCGGAGTACCGGACGATGCCGATGGTCTGGTACGTCCCGCCGCTGTCGCCGATCGTCGACCTGCTGCGCGACCAGGGCCACGACAGCGAGGAGGCCGGCACGCTGTTCGGCGCGATCGACGCGCTGCGCATCCCGATCGAGTACCTCGCCGAGCTGTTCACCGCCGGGGACACGAAGGTCGTCTCGGACGTGCTGGCCAAGCTCGGCGCCATGCGGGCGTACATGCGCGACATCAACCTCGGCCGCGAGAGCGACGCCTCGATTCCCGAGGCCGTCGGGATGAGCGAGGAGTCGATGTACGAGATGTACCGGCTGATGGCGATCGCGAAGTACGACGAGCGCTACGTCATCCCGACGGCGCACGCCGAGAAGGCGCACGACCTCGAGGAGCTGGGCTGCTCGCTGGACTTCGACGACGGGCCGGGCATGGGCGGCTCGGGTCCGTTCGGCGAGGCCAGCGGCACCCCGACGCCGGTGGCGGTCGAGACCTTCCACGCGCTGAAGGACCGCCAGGAGTCCAACTCCGTGGCCGGCAACCAGAACATGCGCGACCGGGTCAACCTGCTGAACTGGGACGGCAACGGGCGGCCGACCGGTCTCTTCCCGGAAGGGGAGCGGGACCGATGA
- a CDS encoding TetR/AcrR family transcriptional regulator codes for MGTSRGPRERLLDATITSLRRSGVHGTGIAEVLATSGAARQSIYQHFPGGKAELVAEATRRAGAYVTRGAPDDPHEQVDQRIDWWIDQLQRHDFALGCPVAAAALAGSDSPDVVAAAAEVFADWSARFASRLERAGADPQAAKTLGRFHVSAIEGAVLTARALRTTEPLEDLRAMLHRLVDDVLPD; via the coding sequence ATGGGAACGTCGCGAGGTCCGCGCGAGCGTCTGCTCGACGCCACGATCACATCGCTGCGCCGCAGCGGGGTCCACGGAACCGGCATCGCCGAGGTCCTCGCCACCAGCGGCGCCGCCCGCCAGTCGATCTACCAGCACTTCCCCGGCGGCAAGGCCGAGCTCGTGGCCGAGGCCACCCGACGTGCGGGCGCCTACGTCACCCGCGGCGCGCCCGACGACCCCCACGAGCAGGTCGACCAGCGGATCGACTGGTGGATCGACCAGCTGCAGCGCCACGACTTCGCCCTCGGCTGCCCGGTGGCGGCGGCCGCCCTGGCGGGCTCGGACTCCCCCGACGTCGTCGCCGCGGCCGCCGAGGTGTTCGCCGACTGGTCCGCCCGGTTCGCCTCGCGCCTGGAGCGGGCGGGCGCCGACCCGCAGGCCGCCAAGACCCTGGGCCGGTTCCACGTCAGCGCGATCGAGGGCGCGGTGCTGACCGCCCGCGCCCTGCGCACCACCGAGCCCCTCGAGGACCTGCGCGCGATGCTGCACCGGCTCGTCGACGACGTCCTGCCAGACTGA
- a CDS encoding SLC13 family permease, with product MSDTEKRPTTYRTFDEVQETLSPAEQRFERIRRTTGLFAGPVVGIVVYFACGALDEPAQRLAGVLAWVAVFWVCEAIPIPVTAMLAMSLVIALGIADADDVFGGFGNSTIFVFIGGFILAESMSKHGLDRRFAFGILSLPGVAASTTRIIVAFGLITAILSGFVSNTATAAMMMPIAAGIVGFMVSAMRRADADAEIHPERLQFSTALMLMVAYSASVGGLLTPVGSPPNLIGRAYLEQELDITIPFFQWMVLAAPLVLVMFLVLCVVLIRLNKPEAKHVEGVEDYISEERSKLGAMGAGGRNTLIAFGVAVTLWVLPGVVGLATGGESDTYDWLLEHLNEGAVAIFAASLLFLLPVNWGRRQFTLTWNDAVTIDWGTIILFGSGIVLGGLLSSTGLAETMGTSLSGLLGTDTLVGITILATVIAVVISETTSNTASVVVVAPIAAQLALAADVNPAVPVIAAIFGASFGFMLPVSTPPNAIVYGTGMVPITRMLRSGIVFDVLGIIIIVTGVTLMANLLGIG from the coding sequence GTGAGCGACACCGAGAAGAGACCCACCACCTACCGCACCTTCGACGAGGTCCAGGAGACGCTCAGTCCGGCCGAGCAGCGATTCGAGCGGATCAGGCGGACCACCGGGCTGTTCGCGGGACCCGTCGTCGGAATCGTCGTGTACTTCGCCTGCGGGGCGCTCGACGAGCCGGCGCAGCGCCTGGCCGGCGTCCTGGCGTGGGTCGCCGTCTTCTGGGTGTGTGAGGCCATTCCGATCCCCGTCACGGCGATGCTGGCGATGTCGCTGGTCATCGCGCTCGGCATCGCGGACGCCGACGACGTGTTCGGCGGCTTCGGCAACAGCACGATCTTCGTGTTCATCGGCGGCTTCATCCTGGCCGAGTCGATGAGCAAGCACGGCCTGGACCGGCGCTTCGCGTTCGGCATCCTCAGCCTGCCGGGCGTGGCCGCCTCGACGACGCGCATCATCGTCGCGTTCGGCCTCATCACCGCCATCCTGAGCGGCTTCGTCTCCAACACCGCGACGGCGGCCATGATGATGCCGATCGCCGCCGGCATCGTCGGGTTCATGGTCTCGGCGATGCGCCGGGCCGACGCGGACGCCGAGATCCACCCGGAGCGACTCCAGTTCTCGACGGCCCTGATGCTGATGGTCGCGTACAGCGCGAGCGTCGGCGGGCTGCTGACTCCGGTGGGAAGTCCCCCGAACCTGATCGGCCGCGCGTACCTCGAGCAAGAGCTCGACATCACGATCCCGTTCTTCCAGTGGATGGTGCTGGCTGCGCCACTCGTGCTGGTGATGTTCCTGGTCCTGTGCGTCGTGCTGATCCGGCTGAACAAGCCCGAGGCCAAGCACGTCGAGGGCGTCGAGGACTACATCTCCGAGGAGCGCTCGAAGCTCGGCGCGATGGGCGCCGGCGGCCGCAACACCCTCATCGCGTTCGGTGTCGCCGTCACCTTGTGGGTGCTGCCGGGCGTGGTCGGTCTGGCCACGGGCGGTGAGTCCGACACGTACGACTGGCTGCTGGAGCACCTCAACGAGGGCGCGGTCGCGATCTTCGCCGCCTCACTGCTGTTCCTGCTGCCGGTGAACTGGGGCCGGCGCCAGTTCACCCTGACCTGGAACGACGCCGTCACGATCGACTGGGGCACGATCATCCTGTTCGGCAGTGGCATCGTGCTCGGCGGGCTGCTGTCCTCCACCGGCCTGGCCGAGACGATGGGCACCTCCCTGTCCGGCCTGCTGGGCACCGACACCCTGGTCGGCATCACGATCCTCGCGACCGTCATCGCCGTGGTGATCAGCGAGACCACGAGCAACACCGCCAGCGTCGTGGTGGTCGCGCCGATCGCCGCACAGCTGGCGCTGGCGGCCGACGTCAACCCGGCGGTGCCCGTCATCGCGGCGATCTTCGGCGCCTCGTTCGGGTTCATGCTGCCGGTGTCGACGCCTCCGAACGCGATCGTCTACGGCACCGGCATGGTGCCCATCACCCGCATGCTGCGCTCGGGCATCGTGTTCGACGTCCTGGGCATCATCATCATCGTCACGGGCGTGACGCTGATGGCGAACCTCCTCGGGATCGGCTGA
- a CDS encoding nitrate reductase subunit alpha, which translates to MAKLDGPASTALLKTGRFFTRWDETEDGRAVFREGGRRGDVFYRDRWSHDKVVRSTHGVNCTGSCSWKVYVKDGIITWEAQQTDYPSVGPDRPEYEPRGCPRGAAFSWYTYSPTRVRYPYARGVLLEMYREAKERLGDPVLAWGDVMSDPERRRRYQQARGKGGFVRTNWLEAVEMTAAAQVHTIKEHGPDRIATFSPIPAMSMVSHAVGARFTHLLGGAMTSFYDWYADLPVASPQVFGDQTDVPESGDWWDATYLMMWGSNVPVTRTPDAHWMAEVRYRGTKVIAISPDYADNTKFGDEWLPAQAGTDGALAMAMTHVILKEFFVERRVPMFVDYTRQYTDLPFLVTLTENTEHGGLVPGKFLTAADLGDTAAEGAWKTVLLDAATGEAVVPNGSLGFRYAESGEGRWNLDLDGVVPALTLSEANVPAESAEVLLPSFAGISGEGEVLRRGVPVTRVAGRLVTTVFDLMLAQLGVGRPGLPGQWPTGYDDASTPYTPAWQAEITSVPAEACIRVAREFAVNSEESGGRSMIILGAGVCQWFHGDATYRAILSMLMLTGCMGRNGGGWAHYVGQEKCRPITGWISLANNLDWSRPPRTMTGTSYWYMHTDQWRSDGYRADALASPLAEGHLAGMHTADTIAQSTRLGWMPFYPQFDRNPLDLADEAQAAVDAGTAADVNEYVVQRLKDGSLHFAIEDVDAPENWPRTLTLWRSNLLGSSAKGNEYFLKHLLGTHSNATAVDGDPAVRPQEVTWREEAPEGKLDLLVSADFRMTSTTLLSDIVFPAATWYEKYDLSATDMHPFVHAFTPAIDPPWETQSDFEMFHHVARKIAELAKTHLGVRKDIVAVPMQHDTPGETSQPGGVVRDWKHGDVEPIPGKTMPALHVIERDYTAVAEKLAAIGPLADRLGLGVKNVTFELKEALDILARSGGVFDRGAAAGRPAIDTDAKMAEAILALSGTTNGELAVQGFHTLEKRVGKPLADLAEGARDRRITFRDTQTAPQPVITSPEWSGSETGGRRYSPFTINVERLKPWHTLTGRMHFFLDHDWMRDLGEAMPVYRPPLDMSRLFGGPRLGPNGDREITVRYLTPHNKWSIHSEYQDNLLMLSLSRGGPTAWLSREDAEAIGVKDNEWIECVNPNGVFVCRAIVSHRIPEGVTYVHHAQERTIDVPKSEATGRRGGIHNSVTRVLVKPSHLIGGYAQLSYAFNYLGPTGNQRDNIATIRRRSQEVTY; encoded by the coding sequence ATGGCGAAGCTCGATGGCCCCGCGTCCACGGCCCTGCTCAAAACCGGGCGGTTCTTCACCCGATGGGACGAGACGGAGGACGGGCGGGCCGTCTTCCGCGAGGGGGGCCGCCGCGGCGACGTCTTCTACCGAGACCGCTGGAGCCACGACAAGGTGGTCAGATCCACCCACGGCGTGAACTGCACCGGGTCCTGCTCCTGGAAGGTCTACGTCAAGGACGGGATCATCACGTGGGAGGCCCAGCAGACGGACTATCCGTCGGTGGGACCCGATCGCCCCGAGTACGAGCCGCGCGGCTGTCCTCGGGGCGCTGCTTTCTCCTGGTACACCTACTCGCCGACCCGGGTGCGGTACCCGTACGCCCGCGGCGTGCTGCTGGAGATGTACCGCGAGGCCAAGGAGCGGCTCGGCGATCCCGTCCTGGCCTGGGGCGACGTCATGAGCGACCCCGAGCGCCGCCGCCGCTACCAGCAGGCGCGCGGCAAGGGCGGGTTCGTGCGCACCAACTGGCTCGAGGCGGTCGAGATGACCGCCGCCGCGCAGGTGCACACCATCAAGGAGCACGGGCCGGACCGCATCGCCACGTTCAGCCCGATCCCGGCGATGTCGATGGTGTCGCACGCGGTGGGGGCCCGATTCACGCACCTGCTCGGTGGCGCGATGACGTCGTTCTACGACTGGTACGCCGACCTGCCGGTCGCCAGCCCCCAGGTCTTCGGCGACCAGACGGACGTGCCCGAGTCGGGCGACTGGTGGGACGCGACCTACTTGATGATGTGGGGCTCGAACGTGCCCGTCACCCGGACGCCGGACGCGCACTGGATGGCCGAGGTCCGGTACCGGGGGACGAAGGTCATCGCGATCAGCCCCGACTACGCGGACAACACGAAGTTCGGCGACGAGTGGCTGCCGGCGCAGGCGGGCACCGACGGCGCGCTCGCCATGGCGATGACCCACGTCATCCTCAAGGAGTTCTTCGTCGAGCGCCGCGTGCCGATGTTCGTCGACTACACGCGCCAGTACACCGACCTGCCGTTCCTGGTGACGCTCACGGAGAACACGGAGCACGGCGGTCTGGTCCCGGGGAAGTTCCTGACGGCGGCCGACCTGGGGGACACGGCGGCCGAGGGGGCCTGGAAGACGGTGCTCCTGGACGCCGCGACAGGTGAGGCCGTCGTGCCGAACGGCTCGCTGGGCTTCCGGTACGCCGAGTCCGGCGAGGGCCGCTGGAACCTCGACCTCGACGGGGTCGTGCCCGCGCTGACCCTGAGCGAGGCGAACGTGCCGGCCGAGTCCGCGGAGGTGCTGCTGCCGTCGTTCGCCGGCATCTCCGGCGAGGGCGAGGTGCTGCGCCGCGGCGTTCCGGTCACCCGGGTGGCCGGGCGGCTGGTCACGACGGTGTTCGACCTCATGCTGGCCCAGCTCGGCGTCGGTCGTCCGGGCCTGCCGGGTCAGTGGCCGACCGGATACGACGACGCGTCGACCCCGTACACCCCCGCGTGGCAGGCCGAGATCACGAGCGTCCCCGCCGAGGCGTGCATCCGCGTCGCCCGCGAGTTCGCGGTCAACTCCGAGGAGTCCGGCGGCCGCTCGATGATCATCCTGGGCGCCGGCGTGTGCCAGTGGTTCCACGGCGACGCGACGTACCGCGCGATCCTGTCGATGCTGATGCTGACCGGCTGCATGGGGCGCAACGGCGGCGGCTGGGCGCACTACGTCGGCCAGGAGAAGTGCCGGCCGATCACGGGCTGGATCTCGCTGGCCAACAACCTCGACTGGAGCCGTCCGCCGCGCACCATGACCGGCACCTCGTACTGGTACATGCACACCGACCAGTGGCGGTCCGACGGCTACCGGGCCGACGCGCTGGCCTCGCCGCTGGCCGAGGGCCACCTCGCCGGGATGCACACCGCCGACACCATCGCCCAGTCCACGCGCCTGGGATGGATGCCGTTCTATCCGCAGTTCGACCGCAATCCGCTCGACCTGGCCGACGAGGCGCAGGCCGCGGTGGACGCGGGGACGGCCGCGGACGTCAACGAGTACGTCGTGCAGCGGCTGAAGGACGGCTCGCTGCACTTCGCGATCGAGGACGTCGACGCGCCCGAGAACTGGCCGCGGACCCTGACGCTGTGGCGGTCGAACCTGCTCGGCTCGTCGGCCAAGGGCAACGAGTACTTCCTCAAGCACCTGCTGGGCACGCACTCCAATGCCACGGCGGTCGACGGGGACCCCGCGGTGCGGCCGCAGGAGGTGACCTGGCGCGAGGAGGCGCCCGAGGGGAAGCTCGACCTGCTCGTGTCCGCCGACTTCCGGATGACCTCGACGACCCTGCTGTCGGACATCGTCTTCCCGGCGGCGACCTGGTACGAGAAGTACGACCTGTCCGCGACCGACATGCACCCGTTCGTGCACGCGTTCACGCCCGCGATCGACCCGCCGTGGGAGACCCAGAGCGACTTCGAGATGTTCCACCACGTCGCCCGCAAGATCGCCGAGCTGGCCAAGACGCACCTGGGGGTCCGCAAGGACATCGTGGCCGTGCCGATGCAGCACGACACCCCGGGTGAGACCTCGCAGCCCGGGGGAGTCGTCCGGGACTGGAAGCACGGCGACGTCGAGCCGATACCGGGCAAGACGATGCCGGCCCTGCACGTCATCGAGCGCGACTACACGGCGGTCGCCGAGAAGCTCGCCGCCATCGGACCGCTGGCCGACCGACTCGGGCTGGGCGTCAAGAACGTGACCTTCGAGCTGAAGGAGGCCCTGGACATCCTCGCGAGGTCCGGAGGTGTGTTCGACCGCGGCGCCGCGGCCGGCCGCCCGGCGATCGACACCGACGCGAAGATGGCCGAGGCGATCCTGGCACTCTCGGGCACCACGAACGGCGAGCTGGCGGTGCAGGGGTTCCACACCTTGGAGAAGCGGGTGGGCAAGCCGCTGGCCGACCTCGCCGAAGGGGCGCGCGACAGGCGCATCACCTTCCGCGACACGCAGACGGCGCCCCAGCCCGTGATCACCTCGCCGGAGTGGTCGGGGTCGGAGACGGGCGGGCGGCGGTACTCGCCGTTCACGATCAACGTCGAGCGGCTCAAGCCCTGGCACACCCTCACGGGACGGATGCACTTCTTCCTCGACCACGACTGGATGCGCGACCTCGGCGAGGCGATGCCGGTGTACCGGCCACCGCTGGACATGAGCCGGCTGTTCGGCGGACCCCGGCTCGGCCCGAACGGCGACCGCGAGATCACGGTGCGCTACCTGACGCCGCACAACAAGTGGTCGATCCACTCCGAGTACCAGGACAACCTGCTGATGCTGTCGCTCTCGCGCGGAGGCCCCACGGCCTGGCTGAGCCGCGAGGACGCCGAGGCCATCGGCGTGAAGGACAACGAGTGGATCGAGTGCGTGAACCCCAACGGCGTGTTCGTGTGCCGCGCGATCGTCAGCCACCGCATCCCCGAAGGCGTCACCTACGTCCACCACGCCCAGGAGCGCACGATCGACGTGCCCAAGTCCGAGGCGACCGGTCGCCGCGGCGGCATCCACAACAGCGTGACGCGCGTCCTGGTGAAGCCGAGCCACCTCATCGGCGGCTACGCCCAGCTGTCCTACGCCTTCAACTACCTGGGCCCGACGGGCAATCAGCGGGACAACATCGCGACGATCCGTCGCCGGTCGCAGGAGGTGACCTACTGA